One window of the Solanum stenotomum isolate F172 chromosome 11, ASM1918654v1, whole genome shotgun sequence genome contains the following:
- the LOC125844431 gene encoding dof zinc finger protein DOF2.1-like, which yields MCIMDQQQQEMSSQTLESMLVCTKPDQDQKKPRPAEQQPQKCPRCDSANTKFCYYNNYSLTQPRYFCKSCRRYWTKGGTLRNVPVGGGCRKNKKLSSTTSAKRSSEDNISPNISNPIPSYDSSTDLSLAFARLQKQTNAHLEIDQEHDNNNNNNMSMMYNTGNNCTSTAFLDALRGGFVENAPNHHGLFHHNMYNYANMGQLVENGEMGMSYDQDQMSIGTSTTMMTTIVKQEMCNMARSTEGHDLNNINNNNKVLCGFPWQQMNGDHHVNNMHTNDFEYSTNKQSWNGFGGSSNWHGLINSPLM from the coding sequence GAAATGTCTTCACAAACACTAGAAAGCATGTTGGTTTGCACAAAACCAGATCAAGATCAAAAGAAGCCAAGGCCAGCAGAACAACAGCCTCAGAAATGTCCAAGATGTGACTCTGCCAACACAAAATTCTGTTACTACAACAATTACAGCCTCACTCAGCCCAGATACTTCTGCAAATCTTGCAGAAGGTACTGGACTAAAGGAGGTACGCTCAGAAACGTTCCAGTTGGTGGTGGTtgtagaaaaaacaaaaaattatcatcAACAACATCAGCAAAGCGATCAAGTGAAGATAACATTAGCCCAAACATCAGTAATCCAATACCTTCCTATGATTCCTCAACTGATTTGAGCCTAGCATTTGCTAGGCTCCAGAAACAGACAAATGCACATTTGGAGATCGATCAAGAAcatgacaacaacaacaacaacaacatgtcAATGATGTACAATACTGGCAACAACTGTACTAGTACTGCCTTTCTTGATGCATTAAGAGGTGGATTTGTCGAAAATGCCCCAAATCATCATGGATTGTTTCATCACAACATGTATAATTACGCGAACATGGGGCAATTAGTAGAGAATGGAGAAATGGGAATGAGTTATGATCAAGATCAAATGAGTATTGGTACAAGTACTACAATGATGACAACGATAGTGAAGCAAGAGATGTGCAACATGGCACGATCAACAGAAGGTCATGACCTGAATAAcattaataacaacaacaaagtcTTGTGTGGATTTCCATGGCAACAAATGAATGGAGATCATCATGTTAACAACATGCATAcgaatgattttgaatattcaaCTAACAAGCAAAGTTGGAATGGATTTGGAGGTTCTTCTAATTGGCATGGTCTTATTAATAGCCCTTTAATGTAG